Proteins found in one SAR202 cluster bacterium genomic segment:
- the neuC gene encoding UDP-N-acetylglucosamine 2-epimerase (hydrolyzing) codes for MKRKICVVITARPSYSRIRSALYAIQSHPDLELQLIISGSALLPKYGSAIDFILEDGFIPDAQIYHMIEGETLLSSAKSTGLAIIELSSELNKLQPDAVVTIADRYETLATAIAASYLNIPVVHIQGGEVTGSIDEKVRHAITKLSDIHFVSTNKAYERVISMGENPDSVYVTGCPSIDIAKQIDSNSPLDFNPFEKYGGVGNTFNTSEDYLIVMQHPITTEHYLSNNQTLETLEAITKLNMPTFWFWPNPDAGSAGISKEIRVFREHHEHSKIHFVINMSPEDFLKLTISSSCIIGNSSVAIRECSFLGVPAVNLGTRQFGRERGSNVIDSSHDSADIISAVKRQLSRTDITQDNLYGDGTAGEKIASILSECKFNISKTLLL; via the coding sequence ATGAAACGTAAGATTTGCGTAGTAATAACTGCAAGGCCTAGCTACTCAAGAATAAGATCAGCCTTATATGCTATCCAATCCCATCCTGATTTAGAGCTGCAATTAATAATTTCAGGTTCAGCTCTGCTACCAAAATATGGCTCAGCGATAGATTTTATCCTGGAGGATGGGTTCATCCCTGATGCTCAAATATATCACATGATTGAAGGAGAAACCCTGCTATCATCTGCTAAATCTACAGGTTTAGCCATCATAGAATTATCTTCAGAACTTAACAAACTGCAACCTGACGCAGTTGTAACTATCGCGGATAGATATGAAACCCTTGCTACCGCAATTGCAGCATCTTACTTAAATATCCCTGTGGTTCACATTCAGGGAGGAGAAGTAACTGGGTCAATTGATGAAAAAGTAAGACATGCAATAACAAAACTTTCAGATATACATTTCGTATCAACAAATAAAGCTTATGAACGCGTAATCTCCATGGGAGAAAATCCGGATTCTGTCTATGTCACGGGGTGTCCTTCAATTGATATTGCGAAACAAATTGACTCAAACTCACCTTTAGACTTCAACCCATTTGAAAAGTATGGTGGTGTCGGTAATACTTTTAATACTTCCGAAGATTACTTAATAGTTATGCAACATCCTATAACAACTGAACATTACCTATCCAACAACCAAACCTTGGAGACTTTGGAAGCTATAACCAAATTAAATATGCCTACTTTCTGGTTCTGGCCTAACCCAGATGCGGGTTCAGCAGGTATATCCAAAGAAATACGGGTTTTTAGAGAACACCACGAACATTCCAAGATCCATTTTGTGATAAATATGTCTCCTGAAGATTTTCTGAAATTAACAATATCTAGTTCATGTATTATAGGAAATTCCAGTGTAGCAATCAGAGAATGTTCTTTCTTGGGAGTGCCTGCAGTTAATTTAGGCACTAGGCAATTTGGTAGGGAACGTGGTTCCAATGTTATAGATAGTTCCCATGATTCTGCTGATATTATTTCCGCTGTTAAAAGGCAATTGAGTAGAACAGACATAACCCAGGACAATTTATATGGTGATGGTACTGCTGGTGAAAAAATTGCTTCCATCCTCTCAGAATGTAAATTCAATATAAGCAAAACTCTCTTATTGTGA
- a CDS encoding acylneuraminate cytidylyltransferase family protein, with protein MPSNISSNLAIIPARAGSKGIRDKNLMQVGSRNLIEHAIFAAKNSALISHIIVTSDHPDILEIARSNDIFFRDRPPHLAQDESSVVLSLQDSVQVMEKNTECTFDNIILLQPTSPIRTGQDIDNVIQIMNDDDTVEGVVSVADCGVFLPDHQYHIDTNLETGSSILSPIMGNTNQRKRRQDIQQSFVRNGAIYAARRSILMCDNKIIVDNKVPYVMPKKYICNLDDYEDLELARIIVPAWENNLL; from the coding sequence ATGCCGTCAAACATTTCTTCCAATTTAGCAATTATTCCAGCCCGAGCTGGAAGCAAAGGAATTCGTGATAAAAATTTAATGCAAGTTGGTTCTAGAAATTTAATTGAGCATGCTATATTTGCTGCAAAAAACAGCGCTTTGATTAGTCACATCATAGTTACATCTGACCATCCAGACATATTAGAAATAGCTCGTAGTAACGACATTTTCTTTAGAGATCGCCCTCCTCATCTGGCTCAGGATGAATCATCTGTTGTCCTATCCTTACAAGATTCAGTACAAGTTATGGAAAAAAATACCGAATGTACCTTTGACAATATAATCCTTTTACAACCGACCTCTCCGATCCGAACCGGCCAAGACATAGACAATGTTATTCAAATCATGAATGACGATGATACTGTCGAAGGAGTTGTTAGTGTTGCCGACTGTGGAGTTTTTTTACCCGATCATCAATACCATATAGACACAAATTTAGAGACAGGCTCCTCCATACTATCCCCCATTATGGGAAATACTAATCAACGAAAAAGACGGCAAGACATTCAGCAAAGTTTTGTTAGAAACGGTGCCATTTATGCTGCAAGACGTAGTATATTAATGTGCGACAATAAAATAATTGTTGACAATAAAGTCCCTTATGTAATGCCCAAAAAATATATATGCAATTTAGACGATTATGAGGATTTAGAGCTTGCAAGAATTATTGTACCGGCGTGGGAAAATAACTTGTTATGA